A window of Streptomyces puniciscabiei contains these coding sequences:
- a CDS encoding SAM-dependent methyltransferase, translated as MLNNLVNRHDADRLLRKVRKLDLEPVLAKLRVRGGARVVQHWSRVDPSLTEWWAIPAVIKRWNLLMTGDADTSFPEYVAAKHFAPRTDLRGLSLGCGTGGNELLWAKTGAFSLLAGVDVAPERIGFATRAAAEHGLADVLRFRVTDVNQMTSDGERFDVLLGLQSLHHFDKLDETLPRLSQLIEPDGMFVIDEFVGPTRFQWTDAQLDAANALLAQLPEERRRMADGRIKRRVVRPSRLSMVLDDPSEAVDAAALLPGLRREFDVVEERPYGGTVLHIAFSGIAHNFRDGEPETRELLERCFAAEDAALPEVGHDFVAMVCRPRSVG; from the coding sequence ATGCTGAACAACCTCGTCAACAGACACGACGCGGACCGGCTGCTGCGCAAGGTGCGCAAGCTGGACCTGGAGCCGGTGCTGGCCAAGCTGCGGGTGCGCGGTGGCGCGCGGGTGGTCCAGCACTGGTCCCGGGTCGACCCGTCCCTGACCGAGTGGTGGGCGATACCGGCGGTCATCAAGCGGTGGAACCTGCTGATGACCGGCGACGCGGACACGTCCTTTCCCGAGTACGTGGCCGCCAAGCACTTCGCGCCGCGCACCGATCTGCGCGGCCTGTCCCTGGGGTGCGGCACCGGCGGGAACGAGCTGCTGTGGGCGAAGACGGGCGCGTTCTCGCTCCTGGCGGGCGTGGATGTGGCGCCGGAGCGGATCGGCTTCGCCACCCGCGCCGCCGCCGAGCACGGTCTCGCCGACGTCCTGCGCTTCCGAGTCACCGACGTCAATCAAATGACCAGCGACGGGGAACGCTTCGACGTACTGCTGGGCCTGCAGTCGCTGCACCACTTCGACAAGCTGGACGAGACCCTGCCTCGGCTGTCCCAGCTGATCGAACCCGACGGGATGTTCGTGATCGACGAGTTCGTCGGCCCCACCCGGTTCCAGTGGACCGACGCCCAACTGGATGCGGCGAACGCGCTGCTGGCACAGCTGCCCGAGGAACGCCGGCGCATGGCCGACGGCCGGATCAAGCGCCGTGTCGTGCGGCCCAGCAGGCTGTCGATGGTGCTGGACGACCCCTCGGAGGCGGTCGACGCGGCAGCGCTGCTGCCGGGACTGCGGCGCGAGTTCGACGTTGTCGAGGAGCGGCCGTACGGGGGCACGGTGCTGCACATCGCGTTCTCCGGGATCGCGCACAACTTCCGTGACGGCGAGCCGGAGACGCGGGAGTTGCTGGAGCGGTGTTTCGCGGCTGAGGACGCCGCGTTGCCGGAGGTGGGGCATGACTTCGTCGCCATGGTGTGCCGGCCGAGGAGCGTTGGCTGA
- a CDS encoding glycosyltransferase family 2 protein, protein MSTVAVIVVTWNSASVLPGFLAALPDGMAGLDWRLVVADNDSADDTVEVLRTLAPDATVVQTGRNAGYAAGINAALRAAGDFGAALVCNPDIRMRQGCAKRLVDSLGDGVGIAVPLLYEDGHDTPHYSLRRESSVLRALGEAVIGNRRAGRFPRLSELVTDPAVYRRPTRADWATGALMALSGECLTACGPWDESFFLYSEETEYCLRARDLGYATQLDPTAEAVHLGGDSQVSPRLWTLLTLNRVRLYRRRHGPLATAAFRAAVLLRETSRAVLGRPASRAAAAALSRPGALRTTPGA, encoded by the coding sequence ATGAGCACCGTCGCCGTCATCGTCGTCACCTGGAACAGCGCCTCGGTGCTCCCCGGGTTCCTCGCCGCGCTCCCGGACGGCATGGCCGGCCTCGACTGGCGGCTGGTCGTGGCCGACAACGACTCCGCCGACGACACCGTCGAGGTCCTGCGCACGCTGGCCCCCGATGCCACCGTCGTCCAGACCGGCCGCAACGCCGGGTACGCCGCGGGCATCAACGCGGCGCTGCGTGCCGCCGGTGACTTCGGGGCCGCTCTCGTCTGCAACCCCGACATCCGGATGCGGCAGGGCTGCGCCAAACGGCTCGTCGACTCGCTCGGCGACGGCGTGGGCATCGCCGTACCCCTTCTGTACGAGGACGGCCATGACACGCCCCACTACTCACTGCGCCGCGAGTCGAGCGTGCTCCGCGCCCTCGGCGAGGCCGTGATCGGCAACCGCCGGGCCGGGCGCTTCCCGCGCCTGAGCGAGCTCGTCACCGACCCCGCCGTGTACCGGCGGCCCACGCGCGCGGACTGGGCGACCGGCGCGCTCATGGCCCTCTCGGGGGAGTGCCTGACCGCTTGCGGTCCGTGGGACGAGTCCTTCTTCCTCTACTCGGAGGAGACCGAGTACTGCCTGCGGGCGCGGGACCTGGGCTACGCCACACAGCTGGACCCGACGGCCGAGGCCGTTCACCTGGGGGGCGACTCCCAGGTGTCGCCCCGCCTCTGGACGCTCCTGACCCTCAACCGAGTCCGCCTGTACCGGCGTAGGCACGGCCCCCTCGCCACAGCTGCCTTCCGCGCCGCCGTCCTGCTCAGGGAGACCTCACGCGCAGTGCTCGGCCGCCCGGCGAGCCGGGCGGCAGCGGCCGCGCTCTCTCGACCGGGCGCCCTGCGTACGACGCCGGGGGCGTGA
- a CDS encoding O-antigen ligase family protein, which yields MSLGDLLSIMRRRWYFMVPLTLLSLLAGGYLYRTIPVSYESQSSVTLLDSRAVAELAPTFGNPLSNAGGSLVVTADVLIRTLQSGDSAKELHSRGVTDRYTVGFAPDADSPLLTLSVSGTDRAKVLRETTTLTGFAGEQLKALQAASKVPATYVVQTAPVVLPQTPVSQSKSRYQDVAAVVIVGFVSAFLLSILAEGVAVVRRRGRARAGYVPRRHRARPPERAPRGLLVRRLDATTILTGYLVLAFFVPSNLTLPALGGVGTPANVFALLGLLWYLATWLGGRILPAPGTRLPRVVMCVLAAAVLLSYLADATRDSAHEEVLGADRGLIGLAVWVALVVLASAGIQERSRLETLMRRLVVLGTVVALIGYYDFFAGTNIADSIHVPGLHSSTAGISAMDRGSFTRPRSTTAHPLEFGGMLAILVPFAVHQAFDPVRRHAGALRRWAPVAIMAGALPLTVSRTSIIGAFIVILVMVPRWKPRRRWAAIGLILGSVAGFKVIIPGLIGTITNLFATFLSNSDSSTQARTVKYGAIVPYLGERPWFGRGFGTFTPDLYFFTDNQYMLTLAEMGVVGLAALLVLFVTGIHQGGAIRRLARTESDRELGQAFLASALVALVISATFDALSFPMYAGMFFLSLGAGGSYLGFIRREAAVPAVPSPRKASEAQLPQLVESR from the coding sequence ATGAGCCTCGGCGACCTTTTGTCGATCATGCGCAGGCGCTGGTACTTCATGGTGCCCCTCACCCTGCTCAGTCTGCTCGCGGGCGGGTATCTGTACCGGACCATCCCGGTGTCCTACGAGTCGCAGAGCTCCGTCACGCTGCTCGACTCCAGGGCGGTCGCCGAGCTGGCGCCGACCTTCGGCAACCCCCTGTCGAACGCGGGCGGTTCGCTGGTCGTCACGGCCGACGTGCTGATCAGGACGCTCCAGTCCGGCGACTCGGCCAAGGAACTGCACTCCCGCGGCGTCACGGACCGGTACACGGTCGGTTTCGCACCGGACGCCGACAGCCCGCTGCTCACCCTGAGCGTCAGCGGAACCGACCGGGCGAAGGTGCTCCGGGAGACCACCACCCTCACCGGTTTCGCGGGGGAACAGCTGAAGGCCCTGCAGGCCGCGTCCAAGGTGCCGGCGACGTACGTGGTGCAGACCGCGCCGGTCGTCCTGCCGCAGACACCGGTCTCGCAGTCGAAGAGCCGCTACCAGGACGTCGCGGCCGTCGTCATCGTCGGGTTCGTCAGCGCGTTCCTGCTGTCCATCCTGGCCGAAGGCGTCGCGGTGGTCCGCCGCCGGGGCCGTGCCCGGGCCGGATACGTACCCCGGCGCCATCGCGCCCGTCCCCCCGAGCGGGCGCCCAGGGGGCTGCTGGTGCGGAGGCTGGACGCCACGACGATCCTCACCGGCTATCTGGTGCTGGCCTTCTTCGTCCCCTCGAACCTCACCCTGCCCGCCCTCGGCGGCGTCGGCACCCCGGCCAACGTCTTCGCCCTGCTGGGACTTCTGTGGTACCTCGCCACCTGGCTCGGCGGCCGCATCCTTCCGGCGCCGGGCACCAGGCTGCCCCGCGTGGTGATGTGTGTGCTCGCCGCCGCGGTGCTGCTGTCGTATCTCGCGGACGCGACACGCGACAGCGCGCACGAGGAGGTCCTGGGGGCCGACCGGGGACTCATCGGGCTCGCGGTGTGGGTGGCGCTGGTGGTGCTGGCCTCGGCCGGCATCCAGGAGCGCAGCCGGCTGGAGACCCTGATGCGGCGGCTGGTCGTCCTGGGCACGGTGGTCGCCCTGATCGGCTACTACGACTTCTTCGCCGGGACCAACATCGCCGACTCCATCCACGTCCCCGGCCTGCACTCGAGCACCGCCGGGATCAGCGCCATGGACCGCGGCTCGTTCACCCGTCCGCGCTCCACCACGGCCCACCCGCTGGAATTCGGCGGCATGCTGGCCATCCTGGTTCCCTTCGCCGTCCACCAGGCCTTCGATCCGGTGCGCCGGCACGCAGGCGCGCTGCGCCGCTGGGCCCCGGTGGCGATCATGGCCGGCGCACTGCCGCTGACCGTGTCCAGGACGTCCATCATCGGCGCCTTCATCGTGATCCTGGTGATGGTGCCCCGCTGGAAGCCGCGGCGGCGCTGGGCCGCGATCGGGCTGATCCTGGGTTCGGTGGCCGGCTTCAAGGTGATCATCCCGGGGCTGATCGGCACCATCACCAACCTGTTCGCCACTTTCCTGTCCAACTCCGACAGCAGCACCCAGGCACGCACCGTGAAGTACGGCGCGATCGTCCCCTATCTCGGCGAACGCCCCTGGTTCGGACGCGGGTTCGGCACCTTCACCCCCGACCTGTACTTCTTCACCGACAACCAGTACATGCTGACCCTGGCCGAGATGGGCGTCGTGGGGCTGGCCGCGCTGCTCGTGCTGTTCGTCACCGGGATCCACCAGGGCGGTGCCATCCGCCGGCTCGCCCGCACCGAATCGGACCGCGAGCTCGGTCAGGCCTTCCTCGCCTCGGCTCTGGTCGCCCTGGTCATCAGCGCCACCTTCGACGCACTCAGCTTCCCCATGTACGCCGGGATGTTCTTCCTGAGCCTGGGTGCCGGCGGCAGCTACCTCGGCTTCATCCGCCGCGAGGCGGCTGTGCCCGCCGTCCCGTCCCCTCGCAAGGCATCCGAAGCCCAACTCCCCCAACTCGTGGAGTCCCGATGA
- a CDS encoding glycosyltransferase family 2 protein — MSTVSVVIPCYKYGHFLADCVSSVLDEQSGVDVRVLIIDDASPDDSAEVAHKLAAADPRIEVRVHETNKGHIATYNEGLLEWADGDYVALLSADDRLVPGALVRAAALLDAHPEAGFAYGRPLRFQHGGPLPRARTRSTGSVVYPGQWWLERRFREGTGCITSPEVVVRTGLQRTVGGYDPKLPHAGDIEMWMRLAAHADVGYIRGADQAFYRVHGKNMSTTDFGGQLDDLRQRLVAFDSVLAKCADRLPQADRLAEQVRTRLARHALRRAYRAYDRGRTGVVPVDACVAFAEECLPGYAALPEYRALRLRRRIGPKAMPYLQPLVWSAVAERGREWLWWESWKRRGI; from the coding sequence ATGAGCACCGTCAGTGTTGTCATCCCCTGCTACAAGTACGGCCACTTCCTCGCCGACTGCGTCAGCAGTGTCCTGGACGAGCAAAGCGGCGTCGACGTCCGGGTGCTCATCATCGACGACGCCTCACCCGACGACTCGGCCGAGGTCGCGCACAAACTGGCCGCCGCCGACCCGCGTATCGAGGTCCGCGTCCACGAGACCAACAAGGGCCACATCGCCACCTACAACGAGGGCCTCCTGGAATGGGCCGACGGCGACTACGTCGCCCTGCTCTCCGCCGACGACCGGCTGGTCCCCGGCGCGCTGGTCCGGGCCGCCGCACTCCTGGACGCCCACCCCGAGGCGGGGTTCGCCTACGGGCGCCCGCTGCGCTTCCAGCACGGCGGACCGCTGCCACGGGCCCGTACGCGGAGCACCGGATCGGTCGTCTACCCCGGGCAGTGGTGGCTGGAGCGGCGCTTCCGCGAGGGCACCGGGTGCATCACCTCGCCGGAGGTCGTCGTCCGTACCGGCCTCCAGCGCACGGTCGGCGGCTATGACCCGAAGCTTCCCCACGCCGGCGACATCGAGATGTGGATGCGGCTCGCCGCACACGCCGACGTCGGCTACATCCGCGGCGCCGACCAGGCCTTCTACCGCGTGCACGGCAAGAACATGTCCACCACCGACTTCGGCGGTCAGCTCGACGACCTGCGCCAGCGCCTGGTGGCCTTCGACTCGGTGCTCGCCAAATGCGCCGACCGGCTGCCCCAGGCCGACCGCCTGGCCGAGCAGGTCCGCACCCGCCTCGCGCGCCACGCCCTGCGCCGCGCCTACCGGGCCTACGACCGGGGCCGTACCGGAGTCGTACCGGTCGACGCATGCGTGGCGTTCGCCGAGGAGTGCCTGCCGGGATACGCGGCGCTGCCCGAGTACCGCGCACTGCGGCTGCGCAGACGCATCGGCCCGAAGGCCATGCCGTATCTGCAGCCGCTGGTGTGGTCGGCGGTGGCCGAGCGCGGGCGGGAGTGGCTGTGGTGGGAGTCGTGGAAGCGCCGCGGTATCTGA